In the genome of Fulvivirga maritima, one region contains:
- the ffh gene encoding signal recognition particle protein, with the protein MFDNLSYKLDKALQNLKGQGSITEVNVATTVKEIRRALIDADVNYKVAKEVTDDIKEKALGKDVLTSVSPGQLLTKVTNDELTELMGGSHEDINIAGDPAIILIAGLQGSGKTTFSGKLASYLKGQGKQVLLTACDIYRPAAIDQLKVLGEQISVDVYAEPENKDAVKIASNAIKHAKDNGKKIVIVDTAGRLAVDEEMMDEISKLKEALNPSETLFVVDSMTGQDAVNTAKAFNDRLNFDGVVLTKLDGDTRGGAAISIRRVVDKPIKFISTGEKMDAIDKFHPDRMANRILGMGDVVSLVEKAQQTFDEEEARRLNKKIRKNQFDFNDFLTQLEQIKKMGNIKDLLGMIPGMGKALKNIDVDDDSFKPIEAIIRSMTNDERERPELLDGSRRKRIAKGSGTSVQEVNNLMKQFADMKKLMKTMNKMGGGQRGLAALNPFK; encoded by the coding sequence ATGTTTGATAATTTAAGTTATAAGTTAGATAAGGCATTACAGAACCTAAAAGGGCAAGGTAGCATTACTGAAGTAAACGTAGCTACCACGGTAAAAGAAATCCGTAGAGCTCTGATAGATGCCGACGTTAACTACAAAGTAGCTAAGGAAGTTACTGATGATATCAAGGAAAAAGCATTAGGTAAAGATGTGCTTACATCAGTTTCTCCAGGACAGTTATTAACAAAGGTAACTAACGATGAGCTTACTGAGCTCATGGGAGGAAGCCATGAAGATATTAATATTGCAGGTGATCCTGCTATTATCTTGATCGCCGGTTTACAGGGTTCTGGTAAAACTACATTTTCAGGTAAGCTGGCCAGCTACCTAAAAGGTCAGGGTAAGCAAGTGCTATTAACTGCTTGTGATATCTACCGTCCTGCTGCGATTGATCAGCTGAAAGTGTTAGGAGAGCAAATTAGTGTAGATGTTTACGCTGAGCCTGAAAACAAAGATGCTGTAAAGATTGCCAGTAACGCCATCAAGCATGCAAAAGATAATGGTAAGAAAATAGTCATTGTCGATACCGCCGGTCGTTTGGCTGTAGATGAGGAAATGATGGATGAGATCTCTAAATTAAAAGAGGCTCTTAATCCTTCAGAAACCCTCTTCGTGGTAGACTCTATGACAGGTCAGGATGCTGTTAACACGGCTAAAGCCTTTAACGACAGACTGAACTTTGATGGTGTAGTACTTACCAAGTTAGATGGTGATACCCGTGGTGGAGCTGCTATTTCTATTAGAAGAGTGGTTGATAAACCTATTAAGTTTATCAGTACGGGAGAGAAAATGGATGCTATTGATAAGTTCCACCCTGATAGGATGGCCAATAGAATCCTGGGTATGGGTGACGTGGTGTCTTTGGTAGAAAAGGCGCAGCAAACATTTGATGAAGAGGAAGCCAGAAGATTAAATAAGAAGATCAGAAAAAATCAGTTTGATTTTAATGACTTTTTAACCCAGCTGGAGCAGATCAAAAAAATGGGTAACATTAAAGATCTGTTAGGTATGATCCCTGGTATGGGTAAAGCCCTTAAAAATATAGATGTAGATGATGATTCTTTTAAACCCATCGAAGCCATTATCAGATCTATGACTAATGATGAAAGAGAAAGACCTGAGTTACTTGATGGAAGCAGAAGGAAACGAATTGCCAAAGGTAGTGGTACTTCTGTGCAGGAGGTGAATAACCTTATGAAGCAATTTGCTGACATGAAGAAACTCATGAAAACTATGAACAAAATGGGAGGAGGACAAAGAGGACTTGCCGCTTTGAATCCTTTCAAATAA
- a CDS encoding cytochrome C codes for MFNKKLLLLGVSTLMFVVVFGFQVINHNLHMLQSPPGTVANYKDYDYELGSGYIDSLKRYPDLKKGERSPFDLWKYAGRGKSSYQTPELPMPWNEWVAYHKKQKPELMSDVREYMKMRYDFSGKTVAGQYMSGNRKPIMAGPIARLPEGLKSYESLANLSPEEIKNKGLFPYVPLAHPLQSTAHMVFPDDYNEAHPEHKRIDMDHDFPDEYLPEFPPPLFLTTHKELGDVTKGKEITLSNYFEMFDGLLTAEQMEGLKELLKPTPSTWFNQTTHRVTLEPSAGVACFSCHTNGHTNGAFELAPDSRPNLARLRTDTPPMRGNYNLMQLSTKRSIRSMDHFAEIEEYFDGDPGMQQAIGPRAQKREVTNRMGDFNAIIDFPPAPKLGPMGQLYKDKATEQELYGEKLFFGKAQCGNCHSGPAFVDDYMHDLQVERFYQGRPEGPIKTYPLRGIKDSPPYLHDGRCPTLADAVEFFNIVLELKLKKNEKEALVAYMLCL; via the coding sequence ATGTTTAATAAAAAACTACTTCTGTTAGGAGTCAGTACTCTAATGTTTGTTGTTGTTTTTGGCTTTCAGGTAATCAATCATAATTTACATATGCTGCAAAGTCCGCCAGGCACCGTAGCTAATTATAAAGACTATGATTATGAGCTTGGGAGTGGCTACATTGATAGCCTAAAGCGATACCCTGATTTAAAGAAAGGGGAGCGTTCGCCCTTTGACCTTTGGAAATATGCTGGTCGAGGTAAAAGCTCTTATCAAACTCCAGAGCTACCCATGCCTTGGAATGAGTGGGTAGCTTATCATAAAAAGCAAAAGCCCGAGCTTATGAGTGATGTACGTGAGTATATGAAAATGAGGTATGACTTTTCTGGTAAAACCGTAGCTGGGCAGTATATGTCAGGAAATAGAAAGCCAATAATGGCTGGGCCTATAGCGCGCTTGCCGGAAGGATTGAAGTCATACGAGAGCTTAGCTAACCTGTCACCTGAAGAAATAAAAAACAAAGGCCTTTTCCCTTATGTGCCGCTGGCTCACCCTTTGCAGTCTACTGCGCATATGGTTTTTCCTGATGATTACAATGAAGCTCACCCTGAGCACAAAAGAATAGATATGGATCATGATTTCCCTGATGAATATCTGCCGGAATTTCCACCTCCACTATTTTTAACGACCCATAAAGAATTGGGAGACGTTACTAAAGGAAAAGAAATTACTTTAAGCAATTATTTTGAGATGTTTGACGGCCTGCTCACTGCTGAGCAGATGGAAGGTCTAAAAGAGCTTCTTAAACCCACTCCATCTACCTGGTTCAATCAAACCACCCATAGGGTTACGCTGGAGCCAAGTGCCGGAGTGGCCTGCTTTAGCTGTCATACTAATGGGCATACTAATGGAGCGTTTGAATTAGCTCCTGATTCCAGACCTAATTTGGCGCGTTTACGTACCGATACGCCGCCTATGAGAGGGAACTACAACCTCATGCAGTTGTCTACCAAGAGGTCTATAAGAAGCATGGATCATTTTGCTGAGATAGAAGAGTACTTTGACGGTGATCCGGGTATGCAGCAGGCGATAGGGCCGAGGGCACAGAAGAGGGAAGTGACTAACAGAATGGGAGATTTTAATGCTATTATTGATTTTCCTCCTGCTCCTAAGCTCGGCCCCATGGGTCAGCTCTATAAAGATAAAGCTACAGAGCAGGAGTTGTATGGAGAAAAGCTCTTCTTTGGTAAAGCCCAATGCGGTAACTGCCACTCAGGACCAGCTTTTGTAGATGATTACATGCATGATCTACAAGTAGAAAGGTTCTATCAGGGCAGGCCTGAGGGACCTATTAAAACCTACCCATTGAGGGGAATTAAAGATTCTCCACCTTATCTTCATGATGGCCGATGTCCTACTTTGGCTGATGCCGTGGAGTTTTTTAACATAGTGCTGGAGCTAAAACTGAAAAAGAATGAGAAGGAAGCCTTAGTGGCCTATATGCTATGTTTATAA
- a CDS encoding 2-hydroxyacid dehydrogenase, producing the protein MMIAVFSSKSYDKESFESHNNGVQFKFYEANLNLDTVKLAAGFDGICAFVNDHLDADVLEKLVANGIKMVALRCAGFNNVDLAAADRLGLKIYRVPAYSPQAVAEHALALILTLNRKTHKAFNRVREGNFSLERLSGFDIYNKTVGVVGTGKIGGIFAKMMKGIGCEVIAYDAYPNDELKKAGIEYVSFEKLLNKSDIISLHCPLTPETNHLINAKSFAQMNDGVMLINTSRGALIDTKDAIEALKSGRLGYLGIDVYEQEEQLFFRDLSESIIADDMITRLISFPNVLITAHQGFFTNEALSQIAVTTIKNINDFAAGVENNNEVVLQN; encoded by the coding sequence ATGATGATAGCAGTATTCAGTAGTAAGTCTTATGATAAAGAGTCTTTTGAAAGTCATAATAATGGGGTGCAGTTTAAATTTTATGAAGCCAATCTTAACCTTGATACAGTAAAGCTGGCCGCAGGGTTTGATGGAATCTGTGCCTTTGTCAATGATCATTTAGATGCTGATGTGCTAGAGAAATTAGTGGCCAATGGCATTAAAATGGTGGCCTTGCGCTGTGCAGGTTTTAACAATGTAGACCTGGCAGCTGCTGATCGTTTAGGATTAAAAATATACAGGGTTCCTGCTTATTCTCCTCAGGCGGTGGCTGAACATGCCTTAGCACTTATTTTAACCCTCAACAGGAAAACACATAAAGCCTTTAATAGAGTAAGAGAAGGTAACTTTTCTCTTGAGCGTCTTTCTGGTTTTGATATTTATAACAAAACAGTAGGGGTAGTGGGAACCGGTAAAATAGGAGGCATTTTTGCCAAAATGATGAAAGGCATAGGCTGTGAAGTAATTGCATATGATGCTTATCCTAATGATGAGCTGAAGAAAGCAGGAATAGAATACGTGTCTTTTGAAAAGCTTTTAAACAAATCAGACATTATATCTTTGCACTGTCCACTGACGCCTGAGACGAATCATTTGATTAATGCAAAAAGCTTTGCTCAGATGAATGATGGAGTTATGCTGATAAACACTAGCAGGGGAGCTCTTATTGATACCAAAGATGCCATTGAAGCATTAAAAAGCGGCAGACTAGGCTATTTGGGTATTGATGTTTATGAGCAGGAAGAACAGCTGTTCTTTAGGGATTTGTCTGAAAGTATTATTGCTGATGATATGATTACTCGCCTCATATCATTCCCCAATGTGCTTATTACAGCACATCAGGGCTTCTTTACTAATGAGGCTTTGAGTCAGATTGCAGTAACCACTATTAAAAATATAAATGATTTCGCTGCAGGCGTTGAAAATAACAATGAAGTAGTCCTCCAAAATTAG
- a CDS encoding molybdenum cofactor biosynthesis protein MoaE gives MIKITELPLNPDDVMSTVYDNDTGAVNVHVGTVKAYNQDKKVVRLEYETDIDRAIETIEDVIEQVKDKWPVYHVTIHHRIGVLTVGEVAVVIAVSSVHSKESFAACEYAVEALRKTGVIKKNEIYTEGEEVNPH, from the coding sequence ATGATAAAGATAACTGAACTTCCTCTCAACCCTGATGACGTTATGAGCACGGTGTATGATAATGATACAGGTGCCGTAAATGTGCATGTGGGTACTGTAAAGGCATATAATCAGGATAAAAAAGTGGTAAGGCTAGAATATGAGACTGATATAGATAGGGCTATTGAAACTATAGAGGACGTTATAGAGCAAGTGAAAGATAAATGGCCTGTTTATCATGTTACTATTCATCATCGCATCGGAGTACTCACTGTAGGCGAGGTTGCTGTAGTAATAGCAGTAAGTTCAGTCCATTCAAAAGAGAGCTTTGCCGCATGTGAGTATGCAGTGGAGGCCTTAAGAAAAACAGGCGTAATAAAAAAAAATGAGATTTATACAGAGGGGGAGGAAGTTAACCCTCATTAA
- the mobA gene encoding molybdenum cofactor guanylyltransferase, with protein MTNSNGNTLYGLVLIGGKSSRMGTDKSLIRYHDVTQRAYVHQLLSQYCSKVFLSCNPSQRKELALPYIEDNQCEGPITGLLSAHEAYPDASWLIMACDMPYVDSTLLNILLQQRDNSKLATCFYLDNIEPLCAIWEASSFPLLKEYYQSGKRSPRRFLEGQDVKVITPSKDDKFKLRNINEG; from the coding sequence ATGACCAACTCAAACGGAAATACACTTTATGGCTTAGTGCTGATAGGAGGAAAAAGCTCTCGTATGGGTACGGATAAAAGCTTGATAAGGTATCATGATGTAACGCAAAGAGCGTATGTGCACCAACTTTTAAGCCAATACTGCAGTAAGGTTTTCCTATCTTGCAATCCTTCACAAAGGAAGGAACTTGCATTACCTTATATTGAAGACAATCAGTGCGAGGGCCCTATAACAGGATTACTAAGCGCCCATGAAGCATACCCTGACGCTAGTTGGCTGATAATGGCCTGCGACATGCCTTATGTAGACAGCACTTTATTAAATATACTACTACAGCAAAGGGATAACTCCAAATTGGCAACATGCTTCTATTTAGATAACATAGAGCCCTTATGCGCCATTTGGGAAGCCTCTTCTTTCCCATTATTAAAAGAATATTACCAATCAGGAAAGAGAAGCCCCAGACGATTTTTGGAAGGCCAAGATGTAAAAGTGATCACTCCTTCAAAAGATGACAAGTTTAAGTTGAGGAATATTAATGAGGGTTAA
- a CDS encoding M61 family metallopeptidase gives MKNKLIHSFFIILVSALGAKAQVDDTVRYEVRFPNIKHHEAEISVKYEKLKASEPLYVRMSLSSPGRYAFHQFGKNVYDVAAFDQNGDELAITRVEPEMWEVKNHSGQVKVTYKLFANYADGTYAGIDPLFVHFNMPAVFMCAKGLDGRPISVTYHKPSADWDIATQLKPVNAKGRFVAKDLQYFMDSPTIMGDLTVNSFVISEKDGREKDIHVALNRGVDESVAKAYTAMVEKVVKAEQKVYHELPDYDYGDYTFLCGYGPEFHGDGMEHRNSTMITSSSSLAGNEINLIRTVAHEFFHCWNVERIRPKSLEPFDFENTNMSGELWFAEGFTSYYTELSLARAGIYDESTYGERLGRLLNYVLNSGGTGVSSPVEMSKQAPFVDAATAVDQTNFVNTFTSYYPYGAVIGLALDLEIRTRFKDLSLDDLMRAMWVQFGKKGIPYTNEDIKETLAEVTSDEQFANQFFEDYIYGTKEPDYKELLSKVGYELVQPGSAEASLGAVRVQFDEGMVVAAAPSRKTALYKAGIDVGDVITSIEGKAISSEAELTQWLAAHKPDDEVEVKYTHFGEAFTTKLTLEGGASYDIKLVADAKKKVLSKRENWLNP, from the coding sequence ATGAAAAATAAATTGATACACTCCTTTTTTATAATACTGGTGTCTGCGCTTGGTGCAAAAGCTCAGGTAGATGACACAGTAAGATACGAAGTCCGGTTTCCTAATATAAAACATCATGAAGCCGAAATTTCTGTTAAATATGAAAAATTAAAAGCTAGTGAGCCGCTCTATGTTCGTATGAGCTTATCATCTCCCGGAAGATATGCTTTTCATCAGTTTGGCAAAAATGTATATGATGTTGCCGCCTTTGATCAAAATGGAGATGAGCTGGCCATAACCAGGGTAGAACCTGAAATGTGGGAGGTGAAGAATCATTCAGGACAGGTGAAAGTTACTTATAAGCTTTTTGCTAATTATGCTGATGGTACTTATGCCGGAATTGATCCTCTCTTTGTGCATTTTAATATGCCGGCTGTGTTTATGTGTGCAAAGGGTTTAGATGGTAGGCCTATTAGTGTTACTTACCATAAGCCTTCTGCTGATTGGGATATTGCCACGCAGCTAAAGCCTGTTAATGCAAAAGGACGCTTTGTGGCTAAAGATTTACAGTATTTCATGGATAGCCCTACCATAATGGGAGATCTTACTGTTAATAGCTTTGTAATAAGCGAGAAGGATGGCAGAGAAAAAGATATCCATGTAGCTCTGAATAGGGGAGTAGATGAAAGCGTAGCCAAAGCTTACACAGCTATGGTAGAAAAGGTGGTTAAGGCTGAGCAAAAAGTATATCATGAGCTTCCTGATTATGATTATGGAGACTATACCTTTTTATGTGGATATGGTCCTGAGTTTCATGGTGATGGAATGGAACACCGTAATTCTACCATGATCACGTCATCATCTTCCTTGGCCGGAAATGAAATCAATCTGATAAGAACAGTAGCTCATGAGTTTTTCCACTGCTGGAATGTGGAGCGAATCAGACCAAAGTCTTTAGAACCGTTTGATTTTGAAAACACTAATATGAGTGGAGAACTCTGGTTTGCAGAAGGCTTTACTTCCTATTACACTGAGCTATCTCTAGCCCGAGCAGGTATTTATGATGAGAGCACTTATGGTGAAAGATTAGGCCGTTTGTTGAATTACGTGCTTAATTCTGGAGGAACCGGCGTCTCTTCTCCGGTAGAAATGAGTAAGCAGGCTCCCTTTGTAGATGCAGCTACAGCCGTAGATCAGACTAACTTTGTGAATACCTTCACTTCTTATTATCCCTATGGAGCTGTTATAGGTCTGGCCTTGGATCTTGAGATTAGAACTCGCTTTAAAGACCTTTCATTAGATGATCTTATGCGAGCTATGTGGGTTCAGTTTGGCAAAAAAGGTATTCCTTATACTAATGAAGATATTAAGGAAACGCTAGCTGAAGTGACTAGTGACGAGCAATTTGCTAATCAGTTTTTCGAAGATTACATCTATGGAACTAAGGAGCCAGATTATAAAGAACTTCTAAGTAAAGTAGGGTATGAATTAGTGCAACCAGGCAGTGCTGAAGCGTCATTGGGAGCTGTGCGCGTTCAGTTTGATGAAGGAATGGTGGTAGCTGCAGCGCCATCACGCAAAACAGCGCTGTATAAGGCAGGAATTGACGTAGGTGATGTGATTACATCAATTGAAGGAAAAGCGATCTCTAGTGAGGCTGAATTGACTCAGTGGCTGGCTGCTCACAAGCCTGATGATGAGGTGGAGGTGAAGTATACTCATTTCGGAGAAGCTTTTACTACCAAGCTTACTTTAGAGGGAGGTGCTTCTTATGATATAAAGCTAGTAGCAGATGCTAAGAAGAAGGTGCTTTCTAAAAGAGAAAACTGGCTTAACCCTTAA
- a CDS encoding YfhO family protein, translating into MKIDFKKQVIPHIVALLTFLIITVLFFNPIFFDGKKLAQEDINQWRGGAEELEQYREQTGEEGLWNNSQFGGMPAYLVNVKWSDGIVSNIKTVISFGLPHPVKNIYLSFFCFYILLLAFKVRPYLAIGGALAFGLSSYMLIGLGAGHNARIGAIAFMPLIIAGIHIAFNRNRILGFGLTAVAVALELRESHPQITYYLLMILGVYGIIQLIAYIKANRAKDFAITSALLVVAALLALGTSFGRMWSIYEFSKYSQRGKSELSKSISDQENTEGLSKDYAFKYSNGILEPLVMMIPDFYGGSSGHLLVQDEDSKVLAALQKSRDPQTANQLARYTSAYWGNQPYTAPYYAGAVICLLFAIGIAFADKKYVIWLVIVAALGIILSWGDNFKALNYFFFDYLPGYNKFRSVTFTIIMPLLAMPLLGFIGLEKLLAKGLNKETQKKLFIALGATGGFCLLVVMFAGMSSFTKTGEHQLPAWFLKALQDDRKSLMRGDALRSLVFILIGFGLIFFNLKNKLSFGIMAGVLSLIILVDLWNVDRRYFDDGNFKRERDNSFFSMTEADKEILKDKGLSYRVYNPQGTFMDARTSYHHKSLGGYNGARIRRYEELFNGCIQEETSQLISSLQSGSRSVSGYGVLNMLNTKYIVFGPAKNAVLKNNEALGNAWFVESIKKVNSADEEFDATCQINPAKEAVIDISKFTPAEAGYDASASITLSEYKPNELVYESNSSKSGLAVFSEVYYPIGWTATIDGKEVDIMRANFVLRALNVPAGKHTITFKFEPKAYTVGDSVTLASCIILLLVFFGSIGWTIKQEKVAS; encoded by the coding sequence ATGAAAATTGACTTTAAAAAGCAGGTGATTCCTCACATTGTTGCTTTACTCACTTTCTTAATCATTACTGTTTTATTCTTCAACCCTATATTTTTTGATGGCAAAAAATTAGCCCAAGAAGACATTAACCAATGGCGTGGTGGTGCAGAGGAGTTGGAGCAGTATAGAGAACAAACAGGAGAAGAAGGCTTATGGAATAATTCTCAGTTTGGAGGTATGCCCGCTTACTTAGTAAATGTAAAGTGGAGTGACGGCATAGTTTCAAACATTAAAACGGTAATCTCATTCGGCCTGCCGCACCCTGTAAAAAACATTTATCTATCTTTCTTTTGTTTCTACATATTACTTTTAGCCTTTAAAGTAAGGCCTTATTTAGCCATAGGTGGTGCGTTAGCTTTTGGCCTTTCATCATATATGCTCATAGGCCTGGGGGCCGGGCATAATGCCAGAATAGGCGCTATCGCTTTTATGCCCCTGATCATAGCAGGTATTCATATTGCCTTCAATAGAAATAGAATATTAGGATTTGGCCTCACTGCCGTAGCTGTAGCATTAGAACTAAGAGAGAGCCACCCTCAAATCACTTATTATCTGCTGATGATTTTAGGTGTATATGGAATTATTCAATTAATAGCATATATAAAAGCTAACAGAGCCAAAGACTTTGCTATAACCAGTGCTTTATTAGTAGTAGCTGCTCTACTAGCATTGGGTACCTCTTTTGGTAGAATGTGGTCTATCTATGAGTTTAGTAAATATTCACAAAGGGGAAAGTCTGAACTATCAAAATCTATTTCTGACCAAGAAAACACCGAAGGTTTATCAAAAGATTATGCTTTTAAATATAGTAATGGCATACTTGAGCCTTTGGTGATGATGATACCTGACTTCTATGGGGGCAGCAGCGGCCACTTATTGGTACAAGATGAAGACAGCAAAGTGCTGGCTGCATTACAAAAAAGCCGAGATCCTCAAACTGCCAATCAGCTAGCACGTTACACCTCAGCCTACTGGGGAAATCAGCCTTACACGGCTCCTTATTACGCAGGAGCAGTTATATGCTTGCTGTTTGCCATAGGTATAGCTTTCGCTGACAAAAAATATGTGATTTGGCTAGTTATAGTTGCCGCTTTGGGTATCATACTTAGTTGGGGAGATAACTTTAAAGCCCTCAACTATTTCTTCTTTGATTATTTACCTGGATACAACAAATTCAGGTCCGTCACCTTTACTATCATTATGCCTTTGTTGGCCATGCCTCTATTAGGCTTTATCGGGCTTGAAAAGCTACTCGCTAAAGGCTTAAATAAGGAAACTCAAAAGAAATTATTTATAGCACTTGGAGCTACTGGCGGGTTCTGCCTCTTAGTAGTAATGTTCGCCGGAATGTCGTCTTTTACCAAAACAGGAGAACATCAGCTGCCTGCCTGGTTCCTCAAAGCGCTTCAAGACGACAGAAAAAGCCTCATGAGAGGTGATGCGCTCCGATCATTAGTATTTATATTAATAGGCTTCGGATTGATATTTTTCAACCTTAAGAATAAATTGTCTTTTGGTATTATGGCAGGCGTATTATCACTAATTATACTAGTGGATCTTTGGAATGTGGATCGCAGGTATTTTGATGATGGCAACTTCAAAAGAGAAAGAGACAACTCTTTCTTCAGCATGACAGAAGCTGACAAAGAAATATTGAAAGACAAAGGACTTAGTTATAGAGTATATAATCCTCAAGGTACTTTTATGGATGCCCGAACCAGTTATCACCATAAATCTCTGGGTGGCTATAATGGTGCCCGAATAAGAAGGTATGAAGAGTTATTTAACGGCTGTATTCAAGAAGAAACCAGCCAACTGATTTCCAGCCTTCAGAGTGGAAGCAGATCCGTAAGTGGTTATGGTGTACTTAATATGCTTAATACGAAATACATTGTATTCGGGCCCGCAAAAAATGCTGTTTTGAAAAACAATGAGGCTTTGGGTAACGCCTGGTTTGTTGAGTCTATTAAAAAAGTGAACTCAGCAGATGAAGAATTTGACGCCACCTGTCAAATTAATCCAGCTAAAGAAGCTGTAATTGATATTTCTAAGTTCACTCCAGCGGAAGCAGGATATGATGCTTCGGCAAGTATAACACTCTCTGAATATAAGCCTAATGAGCTAGTGTATGAATCTAATAGCTCTAAAAGCGGGTTAGCCGTATTCTCTGAAGTGTATTACCCTATAGGTTGGACTGCCACTATAGATGGCAAAGAAGTAGATATTATGAGGGCTAACTTTGTGCTCAGAGCTTTAAATGTACCTGCAGGAAAGCATACCATCACCTTTAAGTTTGAACCTAAAGCTTATACAGTAGGTGATAGCGTAACATTAGCATCTTGCATTATTCTGCTGCTTGTATTTTTCGGAAGTATAGGTTGGACTATAAAACAAGAAAAAGTAGCCTCCTAA